The following are encoded together in the Misgurnus anguillicaudatus chromosome 14, ASM2758022v2, whole genome shotgun sequence genome:
- the ccl25b gene encoding C-C motif chemokine 25b, producing the protein MKFQILFFILLLACMYPSLAQGSYENCCLKYVVGIKKQMRRNIVGYVKQETDGGCNIPAIVFRLKKSRTLCADPKQPWVKELIEKIDKTYFPA; encoded by the exons ATGAAGTTTCAAATCTTGTTCTTTATTCTGCTCTTGGCTTGCATGTATCCCAGTTTGGCTCAAG GCTCATACGAAAACTGCTGTTTGAAGTACGTGGTTGGCATTAAAAAGCAAATGCGAAGAAATATTGTGGGTTACGTCAAACAGGAAACAGATGGAGGATGCAATATTCCTGCGATTGT GTTCAGGCTGAAGAAATCAAGGACGCTGTGCGCTGATCCAAAACAACCATGGGTCAAAGAGCTGATTGAGAAAATTGATAAAACTTACTTCCCTGCGTAA